A genomic window from Flintibacter sp. KGMB00164 includes:
- a CDS encoding DMT family transporter, translating to MGAKKGYFFIVVTIIMFTSYEVVLKFISGQLNSMQLTLCRFSVGFLILLPLALHTLKKRGERLDGKSVAYFALLGLLGIALSMPILHVSVNYAGSSVAAVLFSCNPVFVTFLAFFLLKEPILPRHIAALVLEVAGTIAIINPFQTSVNLLGTGLALLSTILFSFYGVMGKRKCAQYGGAVVTCFSFFFGSLILLVLILLSHIPALAQMLTGAGLSEFANIPIFAGYTLQNLPYVLFVSVGVAGIGFCCYFLAMEYQPASVVSLVYFFKPALAPVLAWMVHGEIIAPNMLLGIVLIVAGSLCAIIPGILEAKRVSVPK from the coding sequence ATGGGGGCAAAAAAGGGTTACTTTTTTATTGTAGTCACCATCATCATGTTCACCTCCTATGAGGTGGTACTGAAATTTATCTCTGGGCAGCTCAACTCTATGCAGCTGACTCTGTGCCGGTTTTCGGTGGGTTTCCTCATTCTGCTGCCCCTGGCCCTTCACACCCTGAAAAAGAGGGGAGAGCGGCTGGATGGCAAGAGTGTGGCCTACTTCGCCCTGCTGGGTCTCCTGGGCATCGCCCTGAGTATGCCCATCCTCCACGTGTCGGTGAACTACGCCGGGTCCTCAGTGGCGGCGGTGCTCTTTAGCTGCAACCCGGTATTTGTCACCTTTTTGGCCTTCTTTTTGCTGAAGGAGCCCATTTTGCCCCGGCATATTGCCGCCCTGGTGCTGGAGGTGGCGGGCACTATCGCCATTATCAACCCCTTCCAGACCTCGGTAAATTTGTTGGGAACTGGGCTGGCTCTGCTGTCCACCATTCTGTTCTCCTTCTACGGAGTCATGGGCAAGCGCAAGTGCGCCCAGTACGGCGGGGCAGTGGTCACCTGTTTCAGCTTCTTCTTTGGCAGCCTTATTCTGCTGGTGCTCATTCTCCTGTCCCACATTCCCGCCCTGGCTCAGATGCTCACCGGAGCTGGGCTCAGCGAGTTTGCCAACATTCCTATCTTCGCAGGGTATACCCTGCAAAACCTGCCCTACGTGCTGTTTGTGTCGGTCGGTGTGGCGGGCATCGGCTTTTGCTGCTATTTCCTCGCCATGGAGTACCAGCCCGCCAGCGTGGTCTCCCTGGTCTACTTTTTCAAGCCGGCTCTGGCGCCGGTGCTGGCCTGGATGGTTCACGGTGAGATCATCGCGCCCAACATGCTGCTTGGCATCGTGCTTATCGTGGCCGGTTCCCTGTGCGCCATCATCCCGGGTATTCTGGAAGCAAAACGGGTCTCTGTGCCCAAATAA
- the ligA gene encoding NAD-dependent DNA ligase LigA produces MSDAQEILELRKELNQANFEYYVKDDPTMSDYDYDHKLRRLEELEGAHPELITPDSPTQRVGGKALESFQQVTHRVPLESLQDVFDFDELRAFDQRVRGVEPKVSYSVEPKVDGLSVALEYQDGQFVRGATRGDGLVGEDVTENLKTVKSIPLSIPDVPGTLIVRGEVYMPKKVFHALNEEREKRGEALFANPRNAAAGSLRQLDPKIAAQRRLDIAVFNIQWAENEDFHSHTEGINYLADKGFKVIPHVICSTIEEAVEQVKAIGEGRENYPFDIDGAVIKVDDLAQRQTLGSTAKFPRWAAAYKYPPEVKPSRLTDIVIQVGRTGVLTPKAVLEPVRLAGTTVTNATLHNQDFITEKDIRIGDTVLVRKAGEIIPEVLSVVMEKRPVDAVPYRFPDVCPECGAPVARDEDGAHIRCTGAECPAQLLRNLAHFASRDAMDIEGLGIAVVENLVKAGLVKTPGDLYFLHEEDVAELERMGKKSAQNLLSAIEKSKSQDLSRLLFAFGIRQVGQKAGKILAQRFGSLDNLQAATVEELTQVDDIGAITAQSIVDWFASPQSQHLIARLKEAGVNMQAEQKGEDQRFAGKTFVLTGTLDRFTRAEATKMIEDRGGKAAGSVSKKTTYVVAGEAAGSKLRKAQELGVPVLTQEEFLALME; encoded by the coding sequence ATGTCAGACGCACAAGAGATCCTGGAACTGCGCAAAGAGCTGAACCAGGCAAACTTTGAATACTACGTCAAGGACGACCCCACCATGTCCGACTACGACTACGACCATAAGCTGCGCCGTCTGGAGGAGCTGGAGGGGGCTCACCCCGAGCTCATCACCCCCGACTCGCCCACCCAGCGGGTGGGCGGCAAGGCCCTGGAGTCCTTCCAGCAAGTCACCCACCGGGTACCTCTGGAGTCCCTTCAGGACGTGTTCGACTTTGACGAGCTGCGCGCCTTTGACCAGCGGGTGCGGGGAGTGGAGCCCAAGGTAAGCTACTCCGTGGAGCCCAAGGTGGACGGCCTGTCTGTGGCGCTGGAGTACCAGGACGGCCAGTTTGTCCGAGGAGCCACCCGGGGCGACGGCCTTGTAGGCGAGGACGTGACGGAGAATTTAAAGACCGTAAAGTCTATTCCCTTGTCTATCCCTGATGTGCCTGGAACTCTCATTGTCCGGGGCGAGGTCTATATGCCCAAGAAGGTGTTCCACGCCCTCAATGAGGAACGGGAGAAGCGGGGAGAGGCCCTGTTTGCCAACCCCCGTAACGCCGCCGCCGGATCCCTGCGGCAGCTGGACCCGAAAATCGCCGCCCAGCGTCGGCTGGACATTGCTGTATTCAACATCCAGTGGGCGGAAAACGAGGACTTCCACAGCCACACTGAAGGAATCAACTACCTGGCGGACAAGGGCTTTAAGGTGATTCCCCATGTCATCTGTTCCACCATTGAGGAGGCGGTAGAGCAGGTGAAGGCCATCGGAGAGGGCCGGGAGAACTACCCCTTCGACATCGACGGGGCGGTCATTAAGGTGGATGATCTGGCACAGCGCCAGACCTTGGGCTCCACAGCGAAATTCCCCCGGTGGGCCGCCGCCTATAAATATCCTCCGGAAGTAAAGCCTTCCCGCCTTACTGATATTGTAATTCAAGTAGGCCGTACCGGCGTGCTCACCCCCAAGGCGGTGCTGGAGCCGGTGCGCCTGGCCGGCACCACGGTGACCAATGCCACCCTCCACAACCAGGATTTTATCACCGAGAAGGACATCCGCATCGGCGATACCGTGCTGGTGCGCAAGGCGGGGGAGATCATCCCGGAGGTACTGTCCGTGGTGATGGAAAAGCGGCCGGTTGACGCCGTGCCCTACCGCTTCCCGGATGTGTGCCCCGAATGCGGCGCGCCGGTGGCCCGGGATGAGGACGGCGCCCACATCCGGTGTACCGGGGCCGAGTGTCCGGCCCAGCTGCTGCGCAACCTGGCCCACTTTGCCAGCCGGGACGCCATGGACATCGAGGGCCTTGGCATCGCGGTGGTAGAGAACCTGGTGAAGGCGGGGCTGGTGAAAACCCCCGGCGACCTGTATTTCCTCCACGAGGAGGACGTGGCCGAGCTGGAACGCATGGGCAAAAAATCCGCCCAGAACCTGCTCTCCGCCATCGAGAAGTCCAAAAGCCAGGACCTGTCCCGGCTGCTCTTCGCCTTCGGCATCCGCCAAGTGGGGCAGAAGGCGGGCAAGATCCTGGCCCAGCGCTTCGGCTCCCTGGACAACCTTCAGGCGGCCACGGTGGAGGAGCTGACCCAGGTGGACGACATCGGCGCCATCACCGCCCAGAGCATTGTGGACTGGTTTGCCAGCCCCCAGAGTCAGCACCTCATCGCCCGCCTCAAGGAGGCCGGGGTGAACATGCAGGCCGAGCAGAAGGGGGAGGACCAGCGCTTCGCCGGCAAGACCTTTGTGCTCACCGGCACGCTGGACCGCTTTACCCGTGCCGAGGCCACCAAGATGATCGAGGACCGGGGCGGCAAGGCCGCGGGTTCCGTGTCCAAAAAGACCACCTACGTGGTGGCGGGGGAGGCCGCCGGGTCCAAGCTGCGCAAGGCCCAGGAGCTGGGCGTGCCCGTTCTGACTCAGGAGGAATTTCTGGCTCTGATGGAGTGA
- the yunB gene encoding sporulation protein YunB: MRREIRRCMVRCRLRHNRRQGKQLAPWMITLGVAAVVVLVCTAVLEARLRPMVVLAAQAQAQNAITAVAEETVVEDLAQRGVSYDDFVTIQRDSSGAITALTTDMAALNLLRAQLVADVLEALEGVDVSQIQVPLGSLVDLDILWGLGPTLKVHAMTVGTVDGEFFSEFTSAGVNQTLHRICLKLTVPLTLMLPGGAVETVSETELCVAETVIVGQVPQAYLEAGQ; the protein is encoded by the coding sequence ATGCGCCGGGAAATTCGCCGCTGTATGGTGCGCTGCCGATTGCGGCATAATAGACGACAAGGAAAACAGCTTGCCCCCTGGATGATCACCTTGGGAGTCGCCGCGGTTGTGGTATTGGTATGTACCGCCGTCCTGGAGGCCCGTCTGCGCCCTATGGTTGTACTGGCCGCCCAGGCTCAGGCCCAGAATGCCATCACCGCCGTGGCCGAAGAGACGGTGGTGGAGGACCTGGCCCAGCGCGGGGTGAGCTATGACGATTTTGTCACCATCCAGCGGGACAGCAGCGGCGCCATCACCGCCCTGACCACCGACATGGCCGCCCTGAATCTCCTGCGGGCTCAGCTGGTGGCCGACGTGCTGGAGGCCCTGGAGGGGGTGGACGTGTCCCAGATCCAAGTGCCCCTAGGCAGTCTGGTGGATCTGGATATTCTTTGGGGCTTAGGCCCCACCTTGAAGGTCCACGCCATGACGGTGGGCACGGTGGACGGGGAGTTTTTCAGTGAGTTCACCTCCGCTGGGGTCAACCAGACCCTCCACCGCATCTGCCTGAAGCTGACCGTACCTCTGACCCTGATGCTGCCCGGCGGGGCGGTGGAGACGGTGAGCGAGACCGAGCTGTGCGTGGCCGAGACGGTGATCGTAGGCCAGGTGCCCCAGGCCTATCTGGAAGCCGGGCAATGA